The following proteins are encoded in a genomic region of Coregonus clupeaformis isolate EN_2021a chromosome 14, ASM2061545v1, whole genome shotgun sequence:
- the LOC121580804 gene encoding nucleoprotein TPR isoform X2, which produces MAAVLLQVLERTELNKLPKAAQNKLEKFLTDQKNEIESLKTQHERFKADCEQQYFDVEKRLAESQEQIVSHTRDYQTLKEENTKLIEELNNLKGVDVESSEEKESQQPSKAKYEIEAERRELARLLEKRTQEVENLTEDVKRFNDKLVETNTAKIDLQLKLDEIQSSEVSIQHREKRMEQEKELLQNQNTWLNSELKTKTEELLSVSREKGKEILELKCSLEGKKDEVTRLQTQVTNLKKSSENLQKRVEDLMTKLKEAKDQQSNMEEKYRNELNAHIKLSNLYKGSASDAESKNEELNRAVEELHKLVKDAGDARQNMEKKLADMEGSKGKQEADLKEKIKKMELENANLRASDKRRMPVLTEEELDSMCPTAAAVAKIVKPGMKFMELYNAFVDVQDQLLVEKQENRRVTRVLDEIVQEVEEKAPILKRQREEYESMQRSMNSLCAKLEQARMEIHRLQKETDEAKKLCSTLEKDSQHSERQLEDMSQQVRVLLVELEEARGNPVVREETMNVSSSSEIINPRQVSFRSVEELQRQNQSMLARLRELGEQMEREQTDAKSARVTQLEQQLEKVQKELEIIKEQRNQQKQLADSNGRQRDMYRILLSQSTGFNLPPQGPTQEAAPQMYTPSRPSFPPPTRSTPMRASAAESSQATKAALKQLNDSFTTYKKEKAENDRMLNQQNDKIQEQLSEVRSQKAKLSTQLEFASKRYEMLQENVNGYRREIAALHEKSQKMAATAQKHEQIIHTMTQDLRAANEKLALAEVRGENLKKESDMLKSAESRLKQEKEAVMSEQRNQNLLLTNLKSIQLTMERTETETRQRLNSQIERLERELTQFKKKLAEEVEQRHALGRNQDAQLLEAKKQLEAQCALHQKTKELLKNAEQQANLLRQQLSHAESQNQGSGLGQGQTNPRAPIRAPLRAPSQTLAQSQAQSQASQQSQASQQAQSQASQEAQAKLQAELEEVRGRLQQAEKLISDLQERLQNASTNVEQYRTMVLSLEESLSKEKQARSPVETRLKEAQEFQRGLEKKLVEAEKEKQELREEKRKAVDIVEKQMNELKRTMKNMQSELQEAEERKAAAVTQEQKAMQESLQQGKLAVEAQNKYERELMLHAADVEALQAVKRQGLQGNQSRKQLEDKAKQTTTQLQEARTNWNQLEKKLKEDLSKQQKRADELQKQNGLLHQQMESLGAKMAATVQLQQQSNRGSSLNLSFSEEGKSQEQILEILRFVRREKEIVETQFEVAEVETLRYKQQVEHQDRELKELQESLNAEREKLQLTAKTMAQHDEKMKRMENMNMLVETNKMLKEERERLEQELHQTQAKVRKLEADITPLQDSTSELSEKNGMLQAEKKLLEEDIKRWKARTQQLVSQQKDTDQEENKKLHSEREAHLKRIQQLSEETGRLKAEVARTHASVTTVQSQVQNLRETLGKVTTERDVTKKELDAKNLDIQEKSKTITQVKKIGRRYKTQYEELKVQHDKLVAEAAAKPAQEEMQQAQQQAQQQAQQQAQEIQSLKDSLSQAETKVKDLEGQLKNVQETVSERDTEMGRLRQELTRLQEQSTQAQGTQSEVIRLKQELTRLQEQSTQAQGTQSEVTRLKQELTRLQEQSTQAQGTQSEVTRLKQELTRLQEQSTQAQGTQSEVTRLKQELTRLQEQSTQAQGTQSEVTRLKQELTRLQEQSTQAQGTQSEVTRLRQELQEKTAQEESLRQQMADKEEKTKKVFMGAKQKINQLNIAKEQLAKEVEELKQQREEQEVRLSALKSQYEGRLHRQDREIRELRDHRDEQPQRDESQDQGKNKSQEQQQRAPEQRQISQRTTQAADRGSGSSGSSEQPPTANIKPTTVSGGAPSKPSPIPGNKSTPRASIRPMVPITMPTPTATVMPHTQSDSQEALQSSEGGTPVEHVSVFGSTSGSVRSTSPSVQNITHTQFQPISSQATAFVQPTQQQQAPPIAEPASQEAEAGPSGQVERPSTSTAVFGSGMATGCSAGPKRAREVEQEPRAESADTALEDPDETPIPKKLRIIQRVGLEEESEEGTDGEAEGSGENQKTPDGSQELPDVSFPVLGEVEEEDDGVSQSVPSDHQVTPQPSDTQDSSEERQPDVIIIDTDSSSRDEEEEEEEEEVEQYEEEVEEEKDDEDDDQGMGREESNEASGDANEPNEGEGDETGPETSEPASENEESMGAIDSTSQKQADSQSGGGSSSTTESFPLAMSDPPRELLQPSPSTTTTFSFSTSPFSPSTTPSLSLDPRQVPLRLPQSVPRRPPHPLPPRLYIQPPGPELGLGPPPTQRLSAPIRRQSVGRGPQLTPGIGNMQHFFDDDDRMVPSTPTLVVPHRTDGFAEAIHSPQVAGVPRFRFGPPEDMPQASSSHSDLGQLASQGGLGMYESPLFLAAHEEESGGRSVPTTPLQVAAPVTLFNESHPSDAQDMASQSVPMVTTSTSHHGLAVPGGEAVPGDDGDEVFMEADSEGTSGEASMESQAEMDSAQPSDDASLPSTSQEPTSSSADTSSGVQPKPSGRPMAQHPLPMRTANRGRALIRRGGMGFLRAGRGPFGRGNLPR; this is translated from the exons ATGGCGGCTGTTCTGCTCCAAGTCTTGGAGCGCACAGAGCTTAATAAACTCCCTAAAGCTGCTCAAAATAAACTAGAAAAGTTCCTTACTGACCAGAAGAATGAAATCGAATCCCTCAAAACGCAACACGAGCGGTTCAAAGCGGACTGTG AGCAGCAATACTTTGACGTTGAGAAGAGGTTGGCAGAGAGTCAGGAGCAGATTGTCTCTCACACCCGGGATTACCAGACTCTCAAAGAGGAGAATACCAAACTCA TCGAAGAGCTGAACAATCTGAAAGGTGTGGATGTGGAATCATCAGAGGAGAAGGAATCACAGCAGCCG AGCAAAGCCAAATATGAGATTGAGGCCGAAAGGCGGGAACTGGCTCGTCTGCTTGAGAAGAGAACTCAAGAAGTGGAAAATCTCACCG AGGATGTCAAGCGGTTCAATGACAAGCTGGTGGAGACCAACACAGCCAAAATAGATCTCCAGCTCAAACTGGATGAGATTCAGTCCTCTGAGGTCTCTATTCAG CACCGTGAGAAACGtatggagcaggagaaggagctGCTGCAGAACCAGAACACGTGGCTGAACTCTGAATTGAAGACCAAGACAGAGGAGTTGCTGTCAGTCTCCAGGGAGAAGGGCAAGGAGATCCTGGAGCTCAAGTGCAGCCTAGAGGGCAAGAAGGACGAG GTCACAAGGCTTCAAACCCAAGTCACCAATCTGAAGAAGAGCAGTGAGAACCTGCAGAAGCGAGTAGAGGACCTGATGACAAAACTGAAAGAG gctaaagACCAACAGAGCAACATGGAGGAGAAGTACCGCAATGAACTGAATGCCCACATCAAGCTCTCCAACTTGTACAAG GGGTCAGCGTCAGACGCAGAGTCCAAGAACGAGGAGCTGAACAGGGCCGTGGAGGAGCTGCACAAGCTGGTGAAGGATGCTGGTGATG CGAGACAGAACATGGAGAAGAAGCTGGCAGACATGGAGGGGTCAAAGGGCAAACAGGAGGCTGACCTGAAGGAGAAGATCAAGAAGATGGAGCTGGAGAACGCCAACCTGCGCGCCTCAGATAAGAGAC GCATGCCAGTGCTCACAGAGGAGGAGTTGGACTCCATGTGTCCGACCGCAGCTGCTGTGGCCAAGATTGTCAAGCCTGGAATGAAGTTCATGGAG CTGTACAACGCATTCGTGGACGTCCAGGACCAGTTGCTCGTAGAGAAGCAGGAGAACCGGCGTGTGACGCGCGTGCTGGACGAGATTGTgcaggaggtggaggagaaggcgcCCATCCTAAAGCGCCAGCGGGAGGAGTATGAGAGCATGCAGAGGTCCATGAACAGCCTCTGTGCCAAACTGGAACAGGCCAGGATG GAGATCCACAGACTGCAGAAGGAGACAGACGAGGCCAAAAAGCTCTGCTCCACCCTGGAGAAGGACAGCCAGCACTCTGAGAGACAGCTGGAGGACATGTCCCAGCAG GTGCGCGTCCTGCTAGTGGAGCTGGAGGAGGCACGTGGCAACCCGGTGGTCCGCGAGGAGACTATGAACGTGAGCAGCAGCTCTGAGATCATCAACCCGCGCCAGGTTTCCTTCCGCAGTGTGGAGGAGCTGCAGCGGCAGAACCAGAGCATGCTAGCACGCCTCCGGGAGCTGGGAGAGCAGATGGAGAGGGAGCAGACTGATGCCAAGTCTGCACG TGTGACCCAGCTGGAGCAGCAGCTGGAGAAGGTCCAGAAGGAGCTAGAGATTATAAAGGAGCAGAGGAACCAGCAAAAGCAGCTGGCTGACTCCAACGGCCGCCAGAGAGACATGTACCGCATCCTGCTGTCCCAGAGCACCGGCTTCAACCTCCCACCACAAG GTCCTACACAGGAGGCAGCCCCCCAGATGTACACCCCCAGCCggccctccttcccccctcccaccAGGTCCACCCCCATGAGGGCTTCAGCCGCTGAGTCTTCCCAGGCCACCAAGGCTGCTCTCAAACAG TTGAACGACTCCTTCACCACGTACAAGAAGGAGAaggcggagaacgacaggatgCTGAACCAGCAGAACGACAAGATACAGGAGCAGCTGTCTGAGGTCCGCTCCCAGAAGGCCAAGCTCTCCACACAGCTGGAGTTCGCCTCCAAGAG GTATGAGATGCTGCAGGAGAACGTAAACGGCTACAGGCGGGAGATCGCTGCGCTGCACGAGAAGAGCCAGAAGATGGCCGCCACGGCTCAGAAACACGAGCAGATCATCCACACCATGACCCAGGACCTTCGGGCAGCCAATGAGAAGCTGGCATTGGCAGAG gtgCGTGGTGAGAACCTGAAGAAGGAGAGCGACATGCTGAAGTCAGCTGAGTCCAGACTGAAGCAGGAGAAGGAGGCCGTGATGTCTGAGCAGCGCAACCAGAACCTCCTGCTCACCAACCTCAAGTCcatccag CTGACGATGGAGCGTACGGAGACCGAGACCAGGCAGCGTCTGAACAGCCagatagagagactggagagagagctcACCCAGTTTAAGAAGAAACTGGCTGAAGAGGTGGAGCAGAGGCACGCGCTGGGCCGCAACCAAGAC GCTCAACTGCTGGAGGCCAAGAAGCAGCTGGAGGCCCAGTGTGCCCTGCAccagaagaccaaggagctgttgAAGAATGCTGAGCAACAGGCTAACCTACTGAGACAGCAGCTCAGCCATGCTGAGAGCCAGAACCAGGGTTCAGGTTTAGGCCAGGGCCAGACCAACCCCCGGGCACCCATTAGAGCACCACTAAGAG CTCCATCTCAGACCCTAGCTCAGTCTCAGGCCCAGTCCCAGGCTTCCCAGCAGTCCCAGGCTTCCCAGCAGGCCCAGTCCCAGGCTTCCCAGGAGGCCCAGGCCAAACTCCAGGCAGAACTAGAGGAGGTGCGCGGGCGTCTGCAGCAGGCCGAGAAGCTGATCAGTGATCTGCAGGAGCGCCTGCAGAACGCCAGCACCAATGTGGAGCAGTACCGCACCATGGTGCTCAGTCTGGAGGAGTCCCTCAGCAAGGAGAAACAG GCTCGTTCTCCTGTGGAGACTCGTCTGAAGGAGGCTCAGGAGTTCCAGCGTGGGCTGGAGAAGAAGCTGGTGGAGGCTGAGAAGGAGAAACAGGAGCTCcgtgaggagaagaggaaggcCGTGGACATTGTGGAGAAACAG ATGAATGAGCTGAAGAGGACCATGAAGAACATGCAATCAGAGCTGCAGGAGGCGGAGGAGAGGAAGGCTGCAGCTGTTACCCAGGAACAGAAGGCCATGCAGGAAAGCCTGCAGCAG gGCAAGCTGGCAGTGGAGGCCCAGAACAAGTACGAGAGGGAGTTGATGCTGCATGCGGCCGATGTGGAGGCGCTGCAGGCGGTCAAGAGACAAGGCCTGCAGGGGAACCAGAGCAGGAAGCAGCTGGAGGACAAGGCCAAACAGACCACCACCCAGCTACAGGAGGCTCGCACCAACTGGAACCAGCTGGAGAAGAAACTCAAG GAGGACCTGTCCAAGCAGCAGAAGCGGGCAGACGAGCTGCAGAAGCAGAATGGCCTGCTGCACCAGCAGATGGAGAGCCTGGGAGCCAAAATGGCTGCCACAGTACAGCTACAGCAACAGTCCAATAGGGGGAGCAGCCTCAACCTGTCCTTCAGCGAGGAGGGCAAGTCCCAGGAACAGATCCTGGAGATCCTCAG GTTTGTGCGTCGCGAGAAGGAGATTGTGGAGACACAGTTTGAGGTGGCCGAGGTTGAGACACTGCGCTACAAACAGCAAGTTGAACACCAGGACCGAGAGCTGAAGGAACTACAAGAGAGCCTCAATGCTGAGAGAGAGAAACTACAG CTGACAGCGAAGACTATGGCCCAGCACGATGAGAAGATGAAGAGGATGGAGAACATGAACATGCTGGTGGAGACCAACAAGATgctgaaggaggagagggagaggctggAGCAGGAGCTGCACCAGACCCAGGCTAAA GTGCGTAAGCTGGAGGCAGACATCACTCCCCTGCAGGACTCCACCTCTGAGCTGAGTGAGAAGAATGGCATGCTGCAGGCTGAGAAGAAACTGTTGGAGGAGGACATCAAACGCTGGAAGGCCCGcacacag CAACTGGTGAGCCAGCAGAAGGACACAGACCAGGAGGAGAACAAGAAGCTGCACTCGGAGAGAGAGGCCCACCTCAAACGCATCCAGCAGCTCTCTGAGGAGACTGGGAGACTCAAGGCTGAGGTGGCCAG GACCCATGCGTCAGTGACCACAGTCCAGAGCCAGGTGCAGAACCTGAGGGAGACTCTGGGCAAGGTGACCACCGagagggatgtgaccaagaaggAGCTGGACGCCAAGAACCTGGACATCCAGGAGAAGTCCAAGACCATCACGCAGGTCAAGAAGATCGGCCGCCGTTACAAGACCCAGTATGAGGAGCTCAAAGTGCAGCACGACaag CTGGTGGCAGAGGCAGCAGCCAAGCCAGCCCAGGAGGAGATGCAGCAGGCCCAGCAGCAGGCCCAGCAGCAGGCCCAGCAGCAGGCCCAGGAGATCCAGAGCCTGAAGGACTCCCTCAGCCAGGCTGAGACCAAGGTCAAAGACCTGGAGGGACAACTGAAAAACGTACAGGAG ACAGTGAGTGAGCGCGACACAGAGATGGGGCGTCTGAGACAGGAGCTGACCCGCCTCCAGGAACAGTCTACCCAGGCCCAGGGGACCCAGAGTGAAGTGATCCGGCTGAAACAGGAGCTAACACGCCTCCAGGAACAATCTACCCAGGCCCAGGGGACCCAGAGTGAAGTGACCCGGCTGAAACAGGAGTTGACCCGCCTTCAGGAACAGTCTACCCAGGCCCAGGGGACCCAGAGTGAAGTGACCCGGCTGAAACAGGAGCTGACCCGCCTCCAGGAACAGTCTACCCAGGCCCAGGGGACCCAGAGTGAAGTGACCCGGCTGAAACAGGAGCTGACCCGCCTCCAGGAACAGTCTACCCAGGCCCAGGGGACCCAGAGTGAAGTGACCCGGCTGAAACAGGAGCTGACCCGCCTCCAGGAACAGTCTACCCAGGCCCAGGGGACCCAGAGTGAAGTGACCCGGCTGAGACAGGAGCTGCAGGAGAAAACTGCTCAGGAGGAGTCACTACGGCAACAGATGGCCGACAAGGAGGAGAAGACCAAGAAGGTCTTCATGGGCGCCAAGCAGAAGATCAACCAGCTCAACA ttgCGAAGGAGCAGCTGGCCAAGGaggtggaggagctgaagcagCAGCGGGAGGAGCAGGAGGTGCGTCTGAGTGCTCTCAAGTCCCAGTATGAGGGCCGTCTGCACCGACAGGACCGAGAGATCAGGGAGCTCAGAGACCACCGTGACGAACAACCTCAGAGAGACGAGTCCCAGGACCAGGGTAAAAATAAG AGCcaggagcagcagcagagagctccAGAACAGAGGCAGATCAGCCAAAGGACTACCCAAGCTGCAGACAGGGGAAG TGGTTCTTCTGGCTCTTCAGAGCAGCCCCCCACTGCCAACATTAAACCCACCACGGTATCAGGCGGTGCCCCCAGTAAACCTTCTCCCATCCCCGGGAACAAGTCCACCCCCAGGGCCAGCATCCGACCCATGGTGCCCATAACCATGCCCACCCCCACGGCCACTGTCATGCCCCATACACAGTCTGACAGCCAGGAAG CGCTGCAGTCCTCTGAGGGTGGAACCCCCGTGGAACACGTGTCTGTGTTTGGCAGCACCAGCGGCTCGGTCCGCTCCACCAGCCCTAGCGTCCAGAACATCACGCACACTcagtttcagccaatcagcagccAGGCCACCGCCTTTGTCCAGCCCACCCAGCAACAGCAGGCCCCGCCCATCGCCGAGCCGGCCAGTCAGGAGGCAGAGGCGGGCCCTAGTGGTCAGGTGGAGAGGCCCTCCACGTCTACGGCCGTATTTGGCTCCGGTATGGCCACAGGGTGCTCTGCGGGGCCAAAGCGTGCCCGCGAGGTGGAGCAGGAACCTCGGGCAGAGAGCGCCGACACGGCCCTGGAGGACCCAGACGAAACACCCATCCCGAAGAAGCTCCGTATCATCCAGAGAGTGGGcctggaggaggagagtgaagagggCACTGATGGAGAAGCTGAGGGGTCAGGGGAGAACCAGAAGACTCCAGATGGCAGCCAG GAGCTACCAGACGTGTCCTTTCCTGTATTGGgcgaggtggaggaagaggacgaCGGGGTGTCCCAGTCTGTCCCCTCAGACCACCAGGTGACCCCCCAGCCCTCTGACACCCAGGACTCCAGCGAGGAGCGCCAGCCTGACGTCATCATCATCGATACGGACAGCTCCAGTCGAgacgaagaggaggaggaggaggaggaggaggtagagcaG tatgaggaagaggtggaggaagagaaggatgatgaagatgatgaccAGGGGatgggaagagaggagagcaacGAGGCGAGCGGAGACGCTAACGAGCCGAACGAAGGAGAAGGAGACGAGACGGGCCCTGAGACCTCGGAGCCTGCCTCGGAGAACGAGGAGAGCATGGGTGCTATAGACTCCACCTCCCAGAAACAGGCTGACTCACAGAGCG GTGGTGGGAGCAGCAGCACCACAGAGTCCTTCCCCTTGGCCATGTCTGATCCCCCCAGAGAACTGCTACAGCCTTCCCCTAGTACTACCaccaccttctccttctctacctcccccttctccccctccaccacccccagCCTCAGCCTGGACCCCCGTCAGGTCCCCCTGCGCCTGCCCCAGTCCGTCCCACGCCGACCCCCACACCCCCTGCCCCCACGCCTCTACATCCAGCCGCCCGGCCCTGAGCTGGGCCTGGGACCTCCACCCACACAG AGGCTGTCTGCACCAATCCGCCGGCAGTCTGTAGGCAGAGGACCCCAGCTCACCCCTGGGATAGGCAACATG CAACACTTCTTTGATGACGATGACAGGATGGTCCCCAGTACGCCCACGCTGGTGGTGCCCCACCGGACGGATGGCTTCGCTGAGGCCATCCA ttctcccCAGGTAGCAGGAGTTCCCAGGTTCAGGTTTGGTCCTCCTGAAGACATGCCTCAGGCCAGCTCGTCCCACTCTGACCTCGGACAGCTCGCCTCACAAGGAG GTCTAGGGATGTACGAGAGTCCTCTGTTCCTGGCCGCTCACGAAGAGGAGTCTGGAGGGAGGAGTGTTCCTACCACGCCCTTACAGGTTGCTGCCCCGGTGACGCTCTTCAATGAGTCCCACCCCTCTGATGCCCAGGACATGGCGTCCCAGTCTGTTCCCATGGTGACGACATCCACGAGTCACCACGGGCTGGCAGTGCCCGGCGGAGAGGCCGTCCCAGGAGATGACGGGGACGAGGTGTTCATGGAGGCAGACAGTGAAGG TACGAGTGGTGAAGCGTCCATGGAGAGCCAGGCTGAGATGGACTCTGCTCAGCCGTCAGACGATGCCAGTCTGCCCTCCACAAGCCAGGAGCCCACATCCAGCTCTGCCG aCACCAGCAGTGGTGTGCAGCCCAAGCCCTCAGGCCGCCCCATGGCCCAGCACCCTCTGCCCATGAGGACAGCCAACAGGGGCAGGGCACTCATCCGCAGAGGAG GTATGGGCTTCCTTCGAGCAGGAAGAGGCCCCTTCGGTAGAGGAAACCTACCCCGCTAA